The following are from one region of the Spirochaetota bacterium genome:
- a CDS encoding glycosyltransferase family 2 protein — MKITALIPVYQKPKRVQSIVRTLLSDRHAEKEIVVVVDGEATKEIKKALAPFGKRIKVRYNHERLGKSTALNNVALEVSSDVLLFLDNDIVLPAGGTLLEELSDIMCSQDIVELPKEAITKSLISRMMGYEFLSIAMTEFVMAGLSGRSPSMNGAAFAVRTALFRKLRGFRQVFHEDMDFAARAFRDGARFSYPPRLKVKNEVPDTIGDWLTQRKRWALNNILWLKENFFIVVLHMFKSPSFFLSAMLLFLPFIAYLVMFLTLKQLRITAILPIIFMTVQQYHVIAGLFLWLTHIDLIFVEGIIPTAGAILFSGVLTGAFARVLNFRFNPLEYLLFYFIYSPIWLIANAVMWIVVLLRIDIKHDWKV; from the coding sequence ATGAAGATAACTGCGCTCATACCCGTATATCAAAAGCCAAAACGCGTACAGAGCATTGTGCGCACCCTTCTGTCCGATCGTCACGCGGAGAAGGAGATCGTGGTCGTTGTCGACGGGGAAGCGACGAAGGAGATAAAAAAGGCGCTCGCTCCGTTCGGGAAAAGGATAAAAGTCCGATATAATCATGAGCGATTGGGGAAGTCGACGGCGCTCAATAATGTCGCACTTGAGGTGAGCTCGGATGTGCTCCTGTTCCTCGACAATGACATCGTCCTGCCCGCGGGCGGGACACTACTCGAGGAGCTGTCCGACATCATGTGTTCGCAGGATATCGTCGAGCTTCCCAAAGAGGCGATAACAAAATCGCTCATCTCTCGCATGATGGGGTATGAATTCCTCTCGATAGCGATGACGGAATTCGTCATGGCCGGTCTATCAGGCCGCAGTCCCTCGATGAACGGGGCTGCCTTCGCTGTACGGACGGCGCTTTTCAGGAAACTCCGCGGTTTCAGACAGGTCTTCCATGAGGACATGGATTTTGCGGCTCGTGCGTTCCGGGACGGCGCCCGTTTTTCCTATCCCCCGCGGCTCAAAGTGAAGAACGAGGTGCCGGATACGATCGGCGACTGGCTCACACAGCGCAAGCGCTGGGCGCTCAATAATATACTCTGGCTGAAAGAGAACTTCTTCATCGTTGTCCTGCATATGTTCAAGTCGCCGTCGTTCTTCCTTTCGGCGATGCTGCTCTTCCTGCCGTTCATAGCCTATCTTGTCATGTTCCTCACGCTGAAGCAGCTGCGTATCACCGCGATACTCCCGATCATCTTCATGACGGTGCAGCAGTACCATGTCATCGCCGGGTTATTCCTGTGGCTCACGCATATCGATCTTATCTTCGTCGAAGGCATCATACCTACTGCGGGGGCGATATTGTTCTCCGGTGTGCTGACCGGCGCATTCGCACGCGTGCTCAATTTCCGTTTCAATCCGCTCGAGTATCTTCTCTTCTATTTCATCTACTCGCCGATATGGCTCATCGCGAACGCGGTCATGTGGATAGTCGTCCTTCTGCGTATCGATATCAAGCACGACTGGAAGGTCTGA
- a CDS encoding glycoside hydrolase family 1 protein — MPKRQADPFYWGAASAAHQVEGNNRRNQWWAFENGVGTASGERSGISSDHYRRFADDFRTLKKLGHNAHRISFEWSRFFPDGPTSVDKGAVRHYRRVIDTLKRLHLEPFVTIFHFTIPEWFAQQGGFADARNLVYFDDFAALLAREFSDVRYWCTINEPMVYALQSYITRDFPPAQTDVFSCLRVIRNLLFAHARCYRILKAENPSCMVGPVQHCTCMEPVHRHNPLDVAAAKGIDWFFNYMYLDALSTGMLPPPLALFSRDTSIPGTADFIGINYYTRLYIGAFSITGRFAKRPDEQRTLMGWTEYPEGISHFITSITERYKLPVIIAENGIATDDDAWRSAFIERHVSRVMEARTNGADVRAYFHWSNLDNFEWQRGFSPHFGLISVAKDGKRHIKKSAFAYRDLMTRLLKKSFRPSSRA, encoded by the coding sequence ATGCCAAAACGACAAGCCGATCCATTCTACTGGGGCGCCGCATCCGCCGCGCATCAGGTCGAAGGGAATAATCGCCGTAATCAGTGGTGGGCGTTCGAGAACGGCGTCGGTACTGCGAGCGGCGAACGATCGGGCATAAGCTCTGATCATTATCGTCGCTTCGCGGACGATTTCCGCACGCTCAAAAAACTCGGCCATAACGCACACCGCATATCGTTCGAATGGAGCCGCTTTTTTCCGGACGGCCCCACGTCAGTGGATAAAGGCGCCGTACGCCATTATCGCCGCGTCATCGATACGCTCAAGCGCCTTCATCTCGAGCCCTTCGTCACGATATTCCATTTTACGATACCAGAGTGGTTCGCCCAACAGGGCGGCTTTGCCGATGCAAGGAACCTCGTCTATTTCGATGACTTCGCCGCGCTCCTCGCCCGGGAATTTAGCGACGTCCGTTACTGGTGCACCATCAATGAACCGATGGTCTATGCGCTGCAATCATACATCACCCGCGATTTCCCGCCCGCGCAGACCGATGTGTTCTCCTGCCTCCGTGTGATACGCAATCTCCTATTCGCCCACGCGCGATGCTACCGAATACTGAAAGCGGAGAACCCATCATGCATGGTCGGCCCCGTGCAGCATTGTACCTGCATGGAACCCGTGCATCGCCATAATCCGCTCGATGTCGCCGCAGCAAAGGGCATCGACTGGTTCTTCAACTATATGTATCTCGATGCCCTCTCCACCGGCATGCTGCCGCCGCCCCTCGCGCTCTTTTCCCGCGACACATCGATACCCGGGACCGCCGACTTCATCGGCATCAATTACTACACACGCCTGTATATCGGCGCGTTCTCGATAACCGGGCGCTTCGCAAAAAGACCTGACGAACAACGGACGCTCATGGGATGGACGGAATATCCTGAAGGCATATCGCATTTCATCACGTCAATTACCGAACGATACAAGCTTCCTGTCATCATCGCCGAGAACGGCATCGCCACCGACGATGACGCCTGGCGGTCCGCCTTCATCGAGCGACATGTATCGCGGGTGATGGAAGCACGCACGAACGGGGCTGACGTACGCGCCTATTTCCACTGGTCGAATCTTGATAATTTCGAATGGCAGCGCGGGTTCAGCCCGCATTTCGGATTGATCTCGGTTGCAAAGGACGGGAAGCGGCATATAAAGAAAAGCGCCTTCGCGTACCGTGATCTCATGACAAGGCTTCTCAAGAAATCGTTCAGACCTTCCAGTCGTGCTTGA
- a CDS encoding lipoate--protein ligase family protein — translation MPTPFRYIYSGHCDAVTNMAIDEYLFDELMRGDTEAVLRIYGWRPASLSLGRSQASASVDRAACEKAGIPVVRRMTGGGAIFHDDEITYSICARSDIAGGSVKECYRFLCGFIIHAYRELGLAAAFARELPHEGKFGERNPVCFAAREEYDIVVNGYKIGGNAQRWKRGFVFQHGSIPFTLSPARYNELMSGGGEHLGGNTRALADHNVRISFEDMAALLKRSFAEACDAVFVREEMLTSLPGAAAAFAEKYSSEAWTWDGAYGS, via the coding sequence ATGCCGACGCCGTTCCGATACATCTACTCCGGGCACTGTGATGCCGTCACCAATATGGCCATCGACGAATATCTGTTCGATGAGCTCATGCGCGGCGACACCGAAGCGGTGCTCCGCATCTACGGCTGGAGACCGGCATCGCTTTCGCTCGGCCGAAGCCAGGCTTCCGCTTCCGTCGACCGTGCCGCATGTGAGAAGGCCGGCATTCCCGTTGTCAGAAGGATGACCGGCGGCGGCGCGATATTCCATGATGACGAGATAACCTACAGCATCTGCGCACGTTCCGACATCGCGGGTGGATCGGTCAAGGAATGCTATCGTTTCCTGTGCGGCTTTATCATTCACGCCTATCGTGAACTCGGACTTGCGGCGGCGTTCGCCCGCGAGCTCCCGCATGAAGGGAAATTCGGTGAACGCAACCCCGTCTGTTTCGCCGCGCGTGAGGAATACGATATTGTCGTCAACGGATACAAGATAGGCGGCAATGCCCAGCGATGGAAACGCGGGTTCGTTTTTCAGCACGGCTCCATCCCGTTCACGCTTTCCCCCGCGCGTTACAATGAGCTTATGAGCGGGGGAGGGGAGCATCTCGGCGGGAATACGCGTGCGCTCGCCGACCATAATGTGCGTATATCGTTCGAGGATATGGCGGCCTTGCTCAAGCGCTCATTCGCGGAAGCATGCGATGCGGTGTTCGTGAGGGAGGAGATGCTCACGTCGCTTCCGGGAGCGGCAGCCGCGTTCGCGGAGAAGTATTCGTCGGAAGCGTGGACATGGGACGGCGCATACGGCTCGTGA
- a CDS encoding AraC family transcriptional regulator — protein sequence MKFRFGISDHFVLTPGAFPAEVKFFAFVVTRTTRNFSYAKHRHTAYELIYVSSGVYRCTLNGSRLIVRPGFVVVVEPGDVHEDSCVPGLCYYSVKCTVPYGNASSLSGLFSASVRPAEQVIRVPRTSFDVMTRALERDAKHADELSMRIVAERSKEFFWQTVRHIPRARLSAGFVSPATSGDFKERLNALFARSLSERLSVRAMAEEFGSSESAFFQKCADTLGMSPAKAFAHVRLEAARTLLVETNDYIRDIAMRCGFINQFHFSRLFASVYGSSPKQYRAMTARK from the coding sequence ATGAAATTCCGTTTCGGCATATCCGACCATTTTGTCCTTACCCCGGGGGCATTCCCTGCGGAAGTGAAATTCTTCGCCTTTGTCGTCACGCGAACGACGAGGAATTTCTCCTATGCGAAGCATCGACATACCGCCTATGAGCTCATCTATGTATCATCCGGCGTCTACCGGTGCACGCTCAACGGCAGCCGACTCATCGTACGCCCGGGATTTGTCGTTGTCGTCGAACCGGGCGATGTACACGAAGACAGCTGCGTGCCGGGCCTGTGCTACTATTCGGTGAAGTGCACTGTTCCCTATGGGAATGCCTCATCGCTCTCGGGACTCTTCTCCGCATCGGTACGCCCCGCGGAGCAGGTTATACGCGTGCCGCGCACGTCCTTCGATGTCATGACGCGAGCACTTGAACGCGATGCGAAACACGCGGATGAATTATCGATGCGTATCGTCGCCGAACGTTCGAAGGAATTCTTCTGGCAGACGGTGCGGCATATCCCAAGGGCGCGATTATCCGCAGGATTCGTATCCCCCGCGACATCGGGCGATTTCAAGGAGCGGCTGAACGCCCTTTTTGCGCGATCGCTCAGCGAACGGCTTTCCGTGAGAGCCATGGCGGAAGAATTCGGATCGAGTGAAAGCGCGTTCTTCCAGAAGTGCGCGGATACGCTCGGCATGTCGCCGGCGAAAGCGTTCGCTCATGTTCGGCTTGAAGCGGCCCGCACACTGCTCGTTGAAACGAATGATTACATACGCGATATCGCCATGCGATGCGGCTTTATCAATCAATTCCATTTCTCGCGCCTCTTCGCGTCGGTATACGGCTCCTCCCCGAAACAGTACCGTGCAATGACGGCGCGGAAATAG
- a CDS encoding helix-turn-helix domain-containing protein, with amino-acid sequence MIQVLCRAFDMLSLIGKHDGMRLTDLAASVDIGRTTAGNILSTLKRLGYLAQNDKSEYLLSDNFYALAATKANRDRDARIAEENVRMLAERVNESVVLASLVNGERCTLAEARADRALTVNTDVYRDGNLLSTVTGRILLAYMNAKERAGQKKYRIDAALEAELTAIREKGIGILSKSDIAAVGVPILTRDGVWAAIGVYLPAIRFTGKHRIEIIDSLRSIAKRVETQLNMASLPGPKSAA; translated from the coding sequence ATGATACAGGTGCTCTGCCGGGCGTTCGACATGCTCTCGCTTATCGGCAAACATGACGGCATGCGTCTCACCGACCTCGCCGCTTCCGTCGACATCGGGAGGACCACCGCCGGCAACATACTGTCCACGCTCAAGCGCCTGGGCTATCTCGCACAGAACGACAAGAGCGAATACCTCCTTTCCGACAATTTCTACGCCCTTGCTGCGACGAAAGCGAACCGCGACAGGGACGCGCGCATAGCCGAAGAGAACGTACGCATGCTCGCCGAACGCGTGAATGAATCCGTCGTCCTCGCCTCGCTCGTGAACGGAGAGCGCTGCACCTTAGCCGAAGCACGGGCCGACCGCGCGCTTACGGTGAACACCGATGTCTACCGCGACGGGAATCTCCTCTCCACGGTCACCGGGCGCATACTCCTCGCGTATATGAATGCTAAGGAACGCGCGGGGCAGAAAAAGTACCGTATCGATGCGGCACTCGAAGCCGAACTGACCGCTATCCGCGAGAAAGGCATCGGGATCTTATCGAAGTCCGATATTGCCGCTGTCGGCGTTCCGATACTCACCCGCGACGGTGTATGGGCAGCGATCGGCGTGTATCTCCCCGCGATACGCTTTACGGGAAAACACCGCATTGAGATCATCGACAGCCTCAGATCGATAGCGAAACGTGTCGAGACGCAATTGAACATGGCATCATTGCCGGGGCCGAAATCCGCGGCGTAA
- a CDS encoding pirin family protein, giving the protein MHRDIVTAALTREGAGVRLHRVFGFHQIPRFDPFLMLDDFSSDTPADYLAGFPWHPHRGIETVTYLLAGSVRHGDSMGTRGVIGAGDVQWMTAGSGIIHEEMPEMVGDGQLKGFQLWVNLPRRHKMTAPRYRGIAAADIPVVASSAGSVRVIAGSYGSVIGPVKELMIDIVYLDVTCAPKSDFSHALPKGHAAFAYVFEGSVDFGGQLLSRREAMALTSVSAHSETGGRFLLASGVPLKEPIAWGGPIVMNTEEELRTAFDDYENGTFIARNEPSRP; this is encoded by the coding sequence ATGCACAGGGACATTGTGACGGCCGCGCTCACCAGGGAAGGTGCCGGCGTACGTCTTCACCGCGTTTTCGGCTTTCATCAGATCCCGCGATTCGATCCCTTCCTCATGCTCGACGATTTCAGTTCCGATACGCCCGCCGATTATCTCGCCGGTTTTCCCTGGCATCCGCATCGCGGCATAGAGACAGTGACATATCTCCTTGCCGGCTCCGTGCGTCACGGCGACAGCATGGGAACGCGCGGCGTCATCGGTGCGGGCGATGTGCAATGGATGACAGCGGGAAGCGGCATCATCCATGAGGAAATGCCAGAAATGGTCGGCGACGGGCAGCTCAAAGGATTCCAGCTCTGGGTGAATCTCCCGCGCAGACACAAGATGACAGCCCCGCGCTATCGCGGCATAGCGGCGGCCGATATTCCCGTCGTGGCGTCATCCGCGGGCAGCGTACGCGTCATCGCCGGCTCGTATGGATCGGTCATCGGTCCGGTGAAGGAACTCATGATCGATATCGTCTATCTCGATGTGACCTGTGCGCCGAAAAGCGATTTCTCCCATGCGCTTCCCAAGGGGCATGCGGCATTCGCGTATGTGTTCGAAGGTTCGGTCGATTTCGGCGGTCAATTGCTGTCGCGAAGAGAGGCGATGGCGCTTACCAGCGTATCCGCGCATTCCGAAACAGGCGGACGATTCCTTCTCGCGAGCGGCGTGCCGCTCAAGGAGCCGATAGCATGGGGCGGACCTATCGTCATGAACACTGAGGAAGAATTGCGCACGGCATTCGATGATTATGAGAACGGGACATTCATCGCGCGAAACGAACCGTCTCGCCCCTGA
- a CDS encoding substrate-binding domain-containing protein, with protein MRIAYIHAGMRFESYVGSPIYDAVCRGMSMKGKGSIDFFDARCDPVRLLAGKVRFDGVLGTIPAGARRKGWHVLSRKVPSVDVMIDSGAKRGNYAGTDEADGIRKIMDHLCAEGHEHIGYFGTSAEGFARARYRAYREYMREHSLMVRRAWMFGPDAGSAPRLLFSRHANKRFEAFVSARIDAVLGMKERPSAMVFESDLAAYMFITRGRSLRIPADMAITGFDDKKPGDGDDFPLTTCAQDFTAIGKAAVDLLCDIMSGDRPRTGNQVLIPPRLIIRRSSRKRTLERSAMDDGFAAEVRRSIEEHYADENLSHALSDMLGFNHKYFLDKFHAVFGVHYIDYLNDLRLTRAEELLRNTDDAVTEILLDTGFKSHQNFNRFFQRRYGMTAARYRAKHR; from the coding sequence ATGCGCATCGCCTATATCCACGCCGGCATGCGTTTTGAATCCTATGTCGGCTCTCCTATTTACGATGCCGTATGCCGCGGCATGTCCATGAAGGGGAAGGGCAGCATCGATTTTTTCGACGCCCGCTGCGATCCGGTACGGCTCCTCGCGGGAAAAGTGCGTTTCGACGGTGTGCTCGGCACTATCCCCGCCGGTGCGCGCCGGAAGGGATGGCATGTGCTTTCACGTAAAGTCCCTTCCGTCGATGTAATGATAGACAGCGGAGCGAAGCGCGGCAATTACGCCGGTACGGATGAGGCGGATGGTATTCGCAAGATCATGGACCATCTGTGCGCTGAAGGGCATGAGCATATCGGCTATTTCGGTACAAGCGCCGAGGGATTCGCGCGCGCGCGCTACCGTGCGTACCGCGAGTATATGCGCGAGCATTCGCTCATGGTCCGGCGTGCATGGATGTTCGGACCGGACGCAGGTTCGGCGCCGCGGCTTCTCTTCAGCCGCCATGCGAACAAGCGTTTCGAGGCGTTCGTTTCAGCGCGCATTGATGCCGTGCTCGGTATGAAGGAGCGTCCGTCGGCCATGGTTTTCGAGAGCGATCTTGCCGCATATATGTTCATAACGAGGGGGCGTTCGCTCCGTATCCCGGCGGATATGGCGATCACCGGTTTCGATGATAAGAAGCCCGGGGACGGGGATGATTTTCCGCTGACCACCTGCGCGCAGGATTTCACCGCCATCGGTAAAGCGGCGGTCGATCTCCTCTGCGATATCATGAGCGGCGACCGGCCCCGCACGGGTAATCAAGTGCTCATACCGCCGCGGCTGATCATCCGCCGCTCATCGCGCAAGCGTACGCTTGAACGATCGGCCATGGACGACGGCTTCGCCGCCGAGGTGCGCCGCTCTATCGAGGAACACTATGCCGATGAGAACCTCTCGCATGCGCTCTCTGATATGCTCGGTTTCAATCATAAATATTTCCTTGATAAATTCCATGCCGTGTTCGGCGTTCATTATATCGATTACCTCAATGACCTGCGTCTTACCCGGGCCGAGGAGCTTTTGCGCAACACCGACGATGCCGTGACCGAGATACTTCTCGATACGGGTTTCAAGAGCCATCAGAATTTCAATCGATTCTTTCAGCGCAGATACGGCATGACCGCCGCTCGATATCGGGCGAAGCACCGGTAA
- a CDS encoding acetylxylan esterase yields the protein MVIKHLIYCIAVPFLAFTQSIEMMSDHTNAVYTCGEVATFTIQVLDKDKNPLSSGRLNVSVNNFGPKVITNAVFDLAAGNPVTISGTLAEPGFLKCTASIKLDKDYRTVFGAAYEPEKLVAGSACPADFDEFWANAVKKLDTEVPIDARIERVEKWCNEKHEGYRVSFATFDGMRVYGFLSVPAGKGPFPVEVNVPGAGPGVIGPSTYMADNGFISLVMNVHPFEPADTADAQMMLYTNQDNRVKEEFGAPRYCVAGVAARETFFYYRIILGINRAVNWLASRPDVDRTRFCYGGTSQGGGFGLILCGLNRNFTKGSIHVAAIADLLGFQKGRDSGWPKLVENTRAEDKGSAISIAPYFDGVHFGSRIACPVRMSVGFSDETCPPAAVYAAYNALRVKDKAIEHGIAMPHRVYPQIYDKNDAKWLRVK from the coding sequence ATGGTAATTAAGCACCTCATATACTGCATAGCCGTGCCGTTCCTGGCGTTCACCCAATCCATAGAGATGATGTCCGACCATACGAACGCGGTCTACACCTGCGGAGAAGTGGCCACGTTCACGATACAGGTGCTCGATAAGGACAAGAATCCTCTTTCATCAGGGCGATTGAACGTGAGCGTGAACAATTTCGGCCCGAAGGTCATTACGAATGCGGTGTTCGATCTTGCTGCCGGCAACCCGGTCACTATTTCCGGCACGCTAGCAGAGCCGGGTTTTCTCAAGTGTACTGCGAGCATAAAACTCGACAAGGACTATCGCACTGTGTTCGGTGCGGCGTATGAACCGGAAAAGCTCGTTGCCGGTTCCGCATGCCCGGCCGATTTTGATGAGTTCTGGGCCAATGCCGTAAAAAAGCTCGATACCGAGGTCCCCATCGATGCCCGTATCGAGCGTGTAGAGAAATGGTGCAATGAGAAGCATGAGGGATATCGGGTAAGCTTCGCTACGTTCGACGGTATGCGCGTGTACGGGTTCCTGAGCGTCCCCGCGGGGAAAGGTCCGTTCCCAGTGGAGGTCAATGTTCCCGGCGCCGGTCCCGGTGTCATCGGACCGAGCACCTACATGGCGGACAATGGGTTCATCTCTCTCGTCATGAACGTGCATCCGTTCGAGCCGGCGGATACCGCCGATGCTCAGATGATGCTCTATACGAATCAGGACAATCGGGTGAAGGAGGAGTTCGGTGCACCGCGTTACTGTGTCGCCGGGGTGGCGGCGCGCGAGACGTTCTTTTATTATCGCATCATCCTCGGCATCAACCGCGCGGTCAATTGGCTTGCATCGCGTCCCGACGTCGACAGGACGCGCTTCTGCTACGGCGGCACAAGCCAGGGCGGCGGATTCGGTCTCATCCTCTGCGGACTGAACAGGAATTTCACCAAGGGATCCATCCATGTGGCCGCGATAGCGGACCTGCTTGGTTTTCAGAAAGGCAGGGATTCAGGATGGCCGAAGCTTGTCGAGAACACAAGAGCGGAGGATAAAGGATCCGCAATATCGATTGCGCCGTATTTCGACGGCGTGCATTTCGGATCGCGCATCGCCTGCCCGGTTCGGATGTCGGTCGGATTCAGTGATGAAACATGCCCGCCGGCAGCGGTCTATGCCGCCTATAACGCGCTCCGGGTGAAGGATAAGGCGATCGAACACGGCATCGCCATGCCGCACCGGGTGTATCCGCAGATCTACGATAAGAACGATGCGAAATGGCTTCGCGTGAAGTGA